A DNA window from Pseudomonas sp. GD03919 contains the following coding sequences:
- the ltrA gene encoding group II intron reverse transcriptase/maturase encodes MPAPAGRVAEREGEALPNAISDETGLPRREPEGAGRSLLEQAFARENMQRAWKRVKSNKGSAGVDGLDIAQTAEHLRWVWPELRQQLLSGSYQPQPVRRVGIPKPDGSERELGIPTVTDRLIQQALLQVLQPLIDPTFSEHSHGFRPGRRAHDAVLAAQRYAQQGRHIVVDVDLSKFFDRVNHDILIDRLKRRINDPGVIRLVRAYLNAGIMDGGVVMDRHEGTPQGGPLSPLLANVLLDEVDKELERRGHCFARYADDCNVYVRSEKAGERVMRLLRRCYNKLRLVINESKSAVASVFGRQFLGYALWQTREGEVRRAVSTKALQAFKLRIRQLTRGSGGRSMAQVVEKLRSYLLGWKGYFRLAQTPRIWRSLDEWIRRRLRMLHLRHWRRGKTIYRELIRLGASSWVAESVAALSRRWWHNSRSAIHNVLTIAYFDRLGVPRLS; translated from the coding sequence ATGCCCGCGCCAGCGGGGCGGGTCGCGGAACGGGAAGGTGAAGCCTTACCGAATGCGATCAGCGATGAAACAGGGCTCCCGCGGCGAGAACCGGAGGGCGCAGGGCGAAGCCTGCTTGAGCAGGCGTTCGCACGAGAGAATATGCAGCGGGCATGGAAGCGCGTGAAGTCCAACAAGGGATCGGCAGGTGTGGACGGGCTGGATATTGCCCAGACTGCCGAACACCTGCGATGGGTGTGGCCGGAGCTTCGCCAGCAACTGCTGAGCGGCTCCTACCAACCACAACCCGTTCGTCGGGTAGGCATCCCGAAACCGGACGGCAGTGAGCGGGAACTGGGTATCCCCACCGTCACCGACCGTCTGATTCAACAGGCACTGCTGCAAGTGCTGCAACCTCTGATTGATCCCACCTTCAGCGAGCACAGCCACGGCTTCCGCCCGGGCCGCCGGGCCCACGATGCGGTGTTGGCTGCGCAACGCTATGCCCAACAGGGCCGCCACATCGTGGTGGATGTCGACCTATCGAAGTTCTTCGACCGGGTTAACCACGACATCCTGATCGACCGCCTGAAGAGGCGCATAAACGATCCTGGAGTCATCCGGCTGGTTCGTGCGTACCTGAACGCGGGCATCATGGACGGCGGTGTGGTCATGGATCGGCATGAGGGCACGCCGCAAGGCGGGCCGCTCTCGCCGTTGCTGGCCAACGTTCTGCTGGACGAGGTGGATAAAGAGCTGGAACGTCGGGGGCACTGCTTCGCCCGTTACGCTGATGACTGCAACGTTTACGTTCGCAGTGAGAAGGCGGGAGAACGGGTGATGCGCCTGCTACGCCGGTGTTACAACAAACTGCGCTTGGTGATCAACGAATCCAAAAGTGCAGTCGCCAGCGTGTTCGGTCGCCAGTTCCTCGGTTATGCCCTGTGGCAGACGAGGGAGGGAGAGGTCCGACGCGCGGTATCAACGAAGGCGTTACAGGCGTTCAAGCTCCGGATCAGGCAACTGACCCGGGGGTCAGGTGGTCGCAGCATGGCACAGGTGGTGGAGAAGCTCCGCAGTTACCTGCTCGGCTGGAAAGGGTACTTCAGGCTGGCACAAACGCCACGCATCTGGCGATCACTGGATGAGTGGATACGTCGCCGCCTGAGAATGCTCCACCTCCGGCACTGGCGACGGGGCAAGACGATCTACCGGGAGCTGATCCGCTTAGGCGCGAGTTCCTGGGTTGCGGAATCCGTGGCGGCGCTGAGCCGTCGCTGGTGGCATAACAGTCGATCTGCCATCCATAATGTGCTGACCATTGCCTACTTCGATCGGTTGGGAGTGCCGAGACTCTCGTGA
- the ilvN gene encoding acetolactate synthase small subunit, protein MRHIISLLLENEPGALSRVVGLFSQRNYNIESLTVAPTEDPTLSRLTLTTVGHDEVIEQITKNLNKLVEVVKLVNLSESAHIERELMLVKIKATGAQRAEVKRTTDIFRGQIVDVSSSVYTVQLTGTSDKLDSFIQAIGTASILETVRSGVTGIARGDKVLSI, encoded by the coding sequence ATGCGACACATCATTTCCCTGCTGCTGGAAAACGAGCCGGGCGCACTGTCCCGCGTGGTCGGTCTGTTCTCCCAGCGTAACTACAACATCGAAAGCCTCACCGTTGCGCCAACCGAGGATCCGACGCTGTCGCGCCTGACCCTCACCACCGTTGGCCATGACGAGGTGATCGAGCAGATCACCAAGAACCTCAACAAGCTGGTCGAGGTGGTCAAGCTGGTCAATCTGTCGGAAAGCGCCCATATCGAGCGCGAGCTGATGCTGGTGAAGATCAAGGCCACTGGCGCCCAGCGCGCCGAGGTCAAGCGCACCACCGACATCTTCCGCGGCCAGATCGTGGATGTGTCCAGTAGCGTTTACACCGTGCAACTAACCGGCACCAGCGACAAGCTCGACAGCTTCATTCAGGCCATTGGCACCGCGTCGATTCTGGAAACCGTACGCAGTGGTGTCACCGGCATCGCGCGTGGCGACAAGGTACTGAGTATCTGA
- a CDS encoding acetolactate synthase 3 large subunit has translation MELLSGAEMVVRFLRDEGVKHIYGYPGGALLHIYDALFKEPEVTHILVRHEQAATHMADGYARATGKAGVVLVTSGPGATNAITGIATAYMDSIPMVVISGQVPSAMVGTDAFQETDMVGISRPIVKHSFIIKHPSEIPEVLKKAFYLAESGRPGPVVVDIPKDMGDPTQKFEYVYPKKVKLRSYSPAVRGHSGQIRKAAEMLLAAKRPVMYSGGGVIMGGASAPLTELAQMLNLPVTNTLMGLGGYPGTDRQFIGMLGMHGSYTANLAMHHADVILAVGARFDDRVINGAAKFCPNAKIIHIDIDPASISKTIKADIPIVGPVDSVLTEMVAILKEIGETPNKDTVASWWKQIDEWRGNGRLFPYNEGDGSIIKPQTVIETLCEVTKGDAYITSDVGQHQMFAAQYYRFNKPNRWINSGGLGTMGFGFPAAMGIKLNFPDADVACVTGEGSIQMNIQELSTCLQYDLPVKIVNLNNGALGMVRQWQDMQYNSRYSHSYMESLPDFVKLAEAYGHVGMRITSLKDLKPKLEEAFALKNRLVFLDIAVDSSEHVYPMQIRDGAMRDMWLSKTERT, from the coding sequence GTGGAGCTTTTATCCGGCGCTGAAATGGTCGTCCGCTTCCTGCGTGACGAAGGCGTTAAGCACATCTACGGGTACCCTGGTGGTGCTCTCCTGCATATTTACGATGCCCTGTTCAAAGAACCGGAAGTGACCCACATTCTGGTGCGTCATGAACAGGCAGCGACCCACATGGCTGACGGTTATGCCCGCGCCACTGGCAAGGCCGGTGTAGTGCTGGTTACCTCTGGTCCGGGCGCGACCAATGCCATCACCGGCATTGCAACTGCCTACATGGATTCCATTCCGATGGTGGTGATCTCCGGCCAGGTGCCGAGCGCCATGGTCGGCACCGATGCCTTCCAGGAAACCGACATGGTCGGTATTTCCCGTCCGATCGTGAAGCACAGCTTCATCATCAAGCACCCCTCGGAAATCCCCGAAGTGCTGAAGAAGGCCTTCTATCTCGCCGAGTCCGGCCGTCCCGGCCCGGTCGTGGTCGACATTCCGAAGGATATGGGCGATCCGACCCAGAAGTTCGAGTACGTCTATCCGAAGAAGGTCAAGCTGCGCTCCTACAGCCCGGCGGTACGAGGCCACTCCGGCCAGATCCGCAAGGCTGCCGAGATGCTGCTGGCCGCCAAACGTCCGGTCATGTACTCCGGCGGTGGTGTGATCATGGGCGGCGCTTCCGCGCCGCTGACCGAGCTGGCGCAGATGCTCAACCTGCCGGTGACCAACACCCTGATGGGCCTGGGCGGCTATCCAGGTACCGACCGCCAGTTCATCGGCATGCTCGGTATGCACGGTAGCTACACCGCCAACCTGGCCATGCACCATGCCGACGTGATCCTGGCTGTCGGTGCGCGTTTCGATGACCGTGTGATCAACGGCGCGGCCAAGTTCTGCCCGAACGCCAAGATCATTCATATCGACATCGACCCGGCTTCGATCTCGAAGACCATCAAGGCTGACATTCCGATCGTTGGCCCGGTGGATAGCGTGCTGACCGAGATGGTCGCCATCCTCAAGGAAATCGGTGAAACCCCGAACAAGGACACCGTCGCCAGCTGGTGGAAGCAGATCGACGAGTGGCGTGGCAATGGGCGTCTGTTCCCCTACAACGAGGGCGACGGTTCGATCATCAAGCCGCAGACCGTTATCGAAACGCTGTGCGAAGTGACCAAGGGCGACGCCTACATCACCTCCGATGTCGGTCAGCACCAGATGTTCGCGGCGCAGTATTACCGCTTCAACAAGCCCAACCGCTGGATCAACTCCGGTGGCCTGGGCACCATGGGCTTTGGTTTCCCGGCTGCGATGGGCATCAAGCTGAACTTCCCGGATGCCGATGTGGCGTGCGTCACCGGCGAGGGCAGCATTCAGATGAACATTCAGGAGCTGTCGACCTGCCTGCAGTACGACCTGCCGGTTAAGATCGTCAACCTGAACAACGGTGCTCTCGGCATGGTCCGCCAGTGGCAGGACATGCAGTACAATAGCCGTTATTCGCACTCCTACATGGAGTCGCTGCCGGACTTCGTCAAACTGGCCGAGGCCTATGGTCATGTCGGCATGCGTATCACGTCGCTGAAGGACCTCAAGCCCAAGCTGGAGGAAGCCTTCGCCCTGAAGAATCGCCTGGTGTTCCTCGACATTGCGGTGGATTCCAGCGAGCACGTCTACCCGATGCAGATCAGAGACGGTGCGATGCGTGACATGTGGCTGAGCAAGACGGAGCGGACCTAA
- a CDS encoding DUF4124 domain-containing protein — MRHMILTGTLMLALSTTAMASQVYKWVDDKGVTHFGAQPPQGQEATTINTATPPPRSTSSAPAPSVEEQLDPEQAAIDKKVKEDVAKQEAERKQFCETARTNLAQLENNPRVRVEDAGEVRRLGEDERQERITELKKSIAENCK; from the coding sequence ATGCGCCACATGATTCTCACTGGCACCCTGATGCTCGCCTTGAGCACCACCGCCATGGCCAGCCAGGTTTACAAGTGGGTCGATGACAAAGGCGTGACCCATTTTGGCGCGCAACCCCCACAGGGCCAGGAGGCCACGACCATCAACACCGCGACGCCGCCTCCACGCTCGACATCGAGCGCCCCGGCGCCCAGCGTCGAAGAGCAGCTCGATCCCGAGCAGGCGGCCATCGACAAGAAGGTCAAGGAAGATGTGGCCAAGCAGGAAGCCGAGCGCAAGCAGTTCTGCGAGACAGCTCGTACCAATCTGGCCCAGTTGGAAAACAACCCTCGCGTAAGGGTAGAGGACGCTGGCGAGGTACGCCGGTTAGGTGAGGATGAGCGTCAGGAACGCATCACCGAGCTGAAGAAGTCCATCGCGGAAAACTGCAAGTAA
- a CDS encoding YqcC family protein: MDVRLNAVAEHLLLIERELRVQGWWQEEAPSAEALASQEPFCVDTLTFEQWLQWIFLPRMKALLESGANLPSVSGIQAMAEMVYQQQPGVARRLLELLGEFDRLLTRTP; the protein is encoded by the coding sequence ATGGATGTGCGCCTCAATGCGGTGGCCGAGCACCTGCTGCTGATCGAGCGCGAACTGCGCGTGCAGGGTTGGTGGCAGGAGGAGGCGCCGAGCGCCGAGGCCTTGGCCAGCCAGGAGCCGTTTTGCGTCGATACGCTGACGTTCGAGCAATGGCTGCAATGGATCTTCCTGCCGCGCATGAAGGCGCTGTTGGAAAGCGGCGCCAACTTGCCCTCGGTGTCGGGTATCCAGGCGATGGCGGAGATGGTCTATCAGCAGCAGCCGGGCGTTGCCCGTCGGCTGCTCGAACTGCTGGGCGAGTTCGATCGTCTGCTTACGCGCACGCCTTGA